The Verrucomicrobiota bacterium genome segment CCAATTTTCCGTTATGAAAACCGCGTTTTTGTTTGCGAGCTTGGCGCTGAGCGCCTTTGCCCTTGGCGGGCTTAGCCCGGCGCAGGATAATAATCAGCCGCCGCCCCAATCGGCTTCGCTGGAAGACGAGGTTGCGCAGTTGCAACGCCAGCAGCAAGTCATGCAGTGGCAACTGGATGATCTGCGCAAGCAGGTAGCGGCGTTACAGCAGGCCATCGACCGGCTTGGGCGGGGCGGTTCGGCCCAGACCGCGGAAAGCGCACCCGCACCCGAATCCCGAGGTCAAAACGGGCCTGGTCCCACGCCGGCAACGGCTTCGTCTGACGAAGGGCAAGGCGGCGGTAACGTGAATTCGTACGCCCTGTTCTACACCCGGCTCCAATCGCAAGGTAAATGGTTGCAAGATCCTAGTTACGGGTATGTCTGGCAGCCGTCGAGGGCCGCCGAGGATCAGAACTGGCGTCCGTACACCGACGGGCACTGGGTATACACCGACCGCGGCTGGACCTGGGTTTCAAACGAAGATTTCGGGTGGGCATGCTACCATTACGGCCGTTGGGCACGCCGCTCTGACACCGGTTGGGTCTGGGTGCCCGGAAACGAATGGGGGCCGGCCTGGGTTTCCTGGCGCGAGGGTGAGGGGCAAGGTCAAGACAGGGGGTATATCGGTTGGGCTCCGCTGCCGCCGGAGGCTGAGGTAAACCAGAACGTACGGATTGAGGGTTGGGCGGATAATTACTATGACATCGGCCCCGCAGCGTATGTTTTCGTGCGCGCCGCCGATCTGGCGCAGCCGAGTTACCGCCGGGTGGTCGTGCCGCCGACCGAAAACGAAACGATCATCGTCAACACGCGCAATGTAACCAACATCCGCTATAGCAACCGGGGCTTTGATGTAGGCGGCCCGGATTACACGCGTCTTGAGCAGGAAGCAAACGTACGCATCCCTCGTTACAACCTGGCTTACACCACGCCGGAACGGGGAGAGGACTTCAGGACGGTCGTTCGAGGAAACCAGCTGGAAGTCTACGCGCCGCCTCAGAGGTTGCAGGCAGAGTCCGCGGCGCGACCCGAGGTCGCACGGACGTTGACGCGGGCGACCATCGACCGGGGCTGGCGTGAATTGGATCAGACCCGAGCGGCGGAGTTACGGCAGACTTTTGAGCGCCAGGCACCGGTGCCGCCCGGGTTGCCGCCGAGCAGGGTGGAGCGGGCCCGGACGGCCGCCGGTGAAGTGGTGCAACCCGCGCAACCGGCAGGGGCTGCTCCTCAACCAGGGACCACTCCGGGCCAAGCCGTGGGCGCCGCAGCCCGTGAGGGCGCTACGCCGGCCCGGGCCATCGGTGCGCCGGCCCGGGAAGGAGCCACGCCCGCGCAGGCCGTAGGTGCGCCGGCCCGGGAAGGAGCCACGCCCGCGCAGGCGGTGGGCGCTCCGGCTCGGGAGGGCGCCACGCCCGCGCAGGCGGTGGGCGCTCCGGGTCGAGCCGGGACCCGCACTCCTCAGGCGGAAGCCACCCCCGCGCAGGCGGAAGCCACGCCCGCCGCACGAACGGCAGCAACGCCTCAGGGCCGCGCGGAACCGCAACGGGCAGCTTCTCCCGCGGTGGCCAGGGGCAACGCGACTCCTGAGCCGCGGCCGGCTAACCCGGACAACCGGCAGGAACGGGACCTGGAGCGACGAACAGAGAATGAAAACGGCCGCACGGGCGAGCCTGCACGAACGTCACGCGAAGCGGAACGGCCGGCCGTATCCGAACGTGCTACCGGAAACCAGCCTGCGCGTGAGCCGTCATCCAATACGAATGAAGAAAGATCACGGTCAACCCCCGCGGTCCGTGAGCAATCGGTGAACGCGCAGGAGAGGCGGGAAGCACCGAAACGCGAGGAGGAGGCCGCCGGCACGGAACGGTCACGAGAGACGTCGAGACGGGAAACCCCGGCCACCGGCACGGGCGAAGCTGAGAAGCCGAAACATGAAGCCGGCGAGCGCGGCGCGACGACCTCAGCACCCAAGCACGTCGACAAGGAGAATGGTGCATCCGAGCGCGAATCGCAGCACCATGAAGCGGCGCCTGCCAAGCATCATGCCGATGACGAAGGCAAGCATCACGAAGGTCCGGCAAAGTCCGAATAGGGCTAACTGACCGAACGTAAAGCACATGCCGGTGGCTGGTGCCGGGCCTATAGGCCTGCTCAACCGCCGGCAAACTTGTCTTTCTGGGCGGGTAGCAGCGCGGCCGTCCGAAGAAAGCCGGAATAACCCACCCGGCAGGGCTCCCAGAGTATCTGTTGAGAAGAGAAGGTAGCAATTGACAAACCCGGGATGAGATAGGTCGGTAGAGCCTACACGCAAAACGTGCCAACGGTTTCGTCAAAAGCATCGGACATGGGTATGGCAAGCAGAGTCGGGCCAGGTTTGCGACCGGCGATCAGAGCCGAGTGGCCGCCTTCGGCCTCCCGGTCAGGGGGGGTGGTTCCGTTCAGCGTTTTAGTCGGCGGCCGCTACCAGGTGCGGGAGAGTCTCGGCCCGGACCGTATGCTCGCTGATGATCTGCGGCTGGGTGTTCCGGTCGTCCTGCGAAAGGCCGGCCTTGCCTCTCGTCTCGCGGTTCCCTGGTGGCGTCGCCGGGCGCGGACATTCACTTGTCTGCGGCACCCGAACTACCTGAACGTCCTCGACCTGGTACGGGACGGGGGTGAAGAACTTGTCGTGACGGAACGCCCTTCCGGCCCGTCCCTGGCGGAATTGTTGCGTGCTGGGGTTCGCTTTACCCTGGAGGATGTGGTGCGGCTTTTGCCGCTGACGATTTTGGATGTCACGGCTGCGCTCACCGCTTCAAGGAAAGGGCCGACGGCCTCCGAAATGTTTGTCGAGGGACGCGACCGGCGGTGCGGCTTGGTAGAACTTGCGACGCAGCCGGTTTCAGATTGGCCGACTTTCCTGATTAAAGTCGATCTCTGGAACTTGATCCAGCCCGGGGCCGACTGCCGGGACAGACTGTCGTTCTGGCCACGCCGTCATTCTCCGGCCGTTGCCCTGGCGATTCGGTACACTGCGCGGCTGATCTATGAATTGTTGGGGGGTGCTCAGCGATCGCAGCGTCACGGGCGGCTGGTTCGATCCGGCTTCAAACCGATTCCCGGGCTGAAACCGGAGGCGAACGCGCTGCTTAAGCGGGTGATGAGCGGGCGCATGCGTTTTAACTCAAGCGAGGAGTTTCTCTGGGAGCTCGAAAAGGCCAACGGATTAACCTGGGAATTGGAGGTAGTGAGGATGGCCGGTTCGCCGTCGGGCATCGCCAGCGCGGCCGGGCGTGCGGCGCGTGCGGATGAAGGAGTGCCGTTGCTGCCGGCGGTCCTGCCATCCGACGCGGTCGCCCTTCCGGCCACGGCACGTGCTCAACTTCGCCCGGCTGCCGTTGGCGGGCCGACGTGGTCCAGCAGCGGGGTAACGGCCCTCGTTGCCGGTGCCTTTGCGGCGGCGATGGTCCTCGGCGCGGTCGTTTACGAACAACTGCATGGATCGCACCCTGCCCCCTTTGACACCACCTCACCTGGAACCGTTTCTCTCCAGGCTGAGCCGGACGGGGTGCAGGTCACCGTGGACGGCGCCGGGGTGATGGCGGCGCCGGCGTGGAAAGGCCAGTTGACTAAGGGTACCCATCGTATTCTGGTTTCGAAACCCGGCTTTGCTTCCCAGGAACTCAACGTGGAGGTCGAATCCGGGAAGCTTAAAGATCTTGGTACCGTCACGCTTGAACCCCTTTACGGAGGCTTGTCTTTAGCGGCTGATATGCCGCACACAGCTTACGAAGTGATCGGACCAAATTCGGAACGCTTCACGGGTTTGGCTCCGGTTACCCTGTCGCAGCTCGGACCGGGGCGCTACACGGTGCGCCTGCACTCGATAGGCTGGTCCGAATACCTTCAGACGGTGGACGTAACGGCCGGCCAGACGGCCAGTGTAAACCACACGTTCGCGGGCCAGCAGGATGACCAGGCTTTTGCCATGATGCCCGTTCCGTTCCCGGTTGCAAAGCCGCTGCCAAGCGTCGGACCGGAAGCCGAAGGGAATGACACCGGGGACGAAAGCGCGCCGCCGACGGCTGATCGGACCCGAACCCGCGCTCATTCCAGGACCCGGTTATCGAAAAACGAGGCTTTCCGGCAGTTTGAAGCGGCGTGGGACGCCAAAGAAAGAGCGGTTCAGTCCCAGATTGCGATGACGGATCGACGCCTGGGCGCAGCGTCGGGCGCTTCTCGTGAACAGCTCAAGGCGCAGCGAAGCTATCTGGAGCGCCGTCGGGATTACGTCCGGCAAATGCGTCGCTACCGGCGTTCCCAGTTGCGCCATCGCTACGGCGTGCCGGACCCGTTCATGGACCGAATCCGCAACGCGCTTGGGTTCTAGACAATGCCGCGAATGCCACAAGCGGAAAAATGCCACAAATGGAAGAGAGTGGCGGGTAACGGGTAACGACTGGCGGGTGTCGCGTCGAGTAAATGCCGCTGAGGGGTGACTTCGACGGCTCGTGCGCATGGCGTTGATTCCATACCGCCGGTGAAGCAGTTCTTCCCGGGCTGACGCGCGGCGCTCTTTACCGGGTACAGCTTCGGCTTGCGGTCTTCCATCCGCCACCCGGCATTCGTTACCCGCTACCCGTTACCTGTTACCCGGCACCCGTTTTGTGGCATTTTACCGGGGCGGGCGACTCACATACACTTGACCGGCCAGAACGGCATGGATTGCTGCGAAGAGGTGTTGAGCGGCCTTCTGCTTCATTACAAAGCCGTCGGCGCCGGCCCGAAGCACCGGAAAGGCGAAGACATCCTCCTCATGCATCGACAACACCAGGATACGCGTCTCCGGCACGCATTCGCGCAGTTGCCGGATAAGCTGCAAACTGTCCTCATTGCCAAGGGTGAGATCGACGATGGCGAGGTCCGGTTTCAAGCGGACGGCGGTTTCCGTCCCTTCATCAACGCTGGATGCATGCCCACAGACAACCAGGTCCTCACGCTGGTTGATCAACTGAGTCAGAGTCCTGCGTACCAGGAGGTTATCATCCACGATCAGGACCTTGGACCGGGCAACCGCCTCAGAAGCAGCCATTCCTACCATTACCGCACCTTTGCGGCTTGAGCAAAGAGAGAACCCTGCGAATGCCGGCGACCGGGAATCCCGGTGGTCAGGAGGCTGCGTCCGGTTCATCAGATTGCCGCTTCATCCTGTCGCTCAGGTAAACCCGGCCGGCGAGGACCTCGTCAACTGCGGTAAAGATCTGATAGACGGCGTCCTGTTTCATCACGTAGCCACGGGCTCCGGCGCGAAGCGCTTGAGGTGCATAAATTTCTTCGTCGTGCATCGAGAGCACGAGCACCGGGATATTCGGTTCGTCCTGACGCAGGTCGCGGATGAGTTCGAGTCCGTCGGCCTTTCCGAGCGTCAGGTCGACGATCATCAGATCCGGCTTCAAAAGGGAGGTCATTCTGCGTGCCTCTTCGACGCTTGACGCCTCGCCGCAGACGGCAAGATGTTTTTGTTGATTGATCAGGAGAGCCAGGCCCTTACGGATCACCGCATGATCATCGACGAGCATAATCCTCGCTTTCGGCAAGACGGGAGGATTCATGTATCAAATTCGTAAACGTGAATTCTGCTGTGACGAGGCGCCGCACTCCGGATAGGCTAGGGCAACCCGCCGGCTGACCGGGTGCAGGGCATGCTGCAGATCGCCTCCCTCATTTTTCATCACCCTCTTCGCCGAATGTTGCCGTGACGAGTGTACTGCCATCGGGAGCCTGATCGAAATGGAATTTTCCTCCGATGCTCTCGGCGCGATAACGCATGATCCTTAGGCCCATGCCGCGCGTAATCTGATCGGGGCCGGCAGGCTTCGGGCTGCCGGAGTCATCGTTGCCGATGAGAAGCCTGGCCCGCCCGGTTTGAGGATCCTGTTTATAGGAAATGGTGATACGGGTCGGCTTGGCGTGTTTCAACGCGTTGTTGATGGCCTCCTGGGCGATGCCGTAGAGCTGGGTAGCTCCCTCATCGCTACCGGCGGGCGGCAGGCACGGGTGGTCGCAACGGAACGTGCAGACAACTTTAAAAAGGCTGCTGACGTTGTTGGCCAGCGTTCCCATTGCAGTCTGGAACTGGTCCCCTTGCAGCTGCATCGGGTGCAAGCCCTTGGCCAAATCCCGGGTGAGCCCCGTCGCTTCGCTCACCTCAGTAACGAGTTGCTCCGCATTCTTCGTCGCTTCCGCGTAATTCTGGTGCTCTAACTGGTGATGGATCGTTTGCGCGACGAACGTAATGGCGGTCAGGTGCTGGCCGAGCCCATCGTGAAGCTCCTGCGCCATCCGCCGTCGCTCGCGTTCGCTGACGGCGAGTACCTGCTGTTCGACGCGTCGTCTTTCCGTCACGTCCTCGATCGCGAGTAAGATCAGCGGCGGCGTTTGGTCCTCCCCGTTGATCCGCCGGCCATTAAACAGGAGGCGCTTGCGTCCGATCTCCCGAAAGTTGTGCTCGATGACATAATCCTGGATCCGGTTCCCGGTTTCGACGACGTCCGCCAGAAACCGCCGGAGCCGGGGTATATCCCAATCACCATCGGCCAGGGTATGGAACGACCGGCCGAGGGTTTCCTGCGGAGCGGCGCCGATCAAGTTATAAAAAGCCGTATTCGCGGATTTCACCTTGAGCCCGGCATCCAAAACGACGAGCGGTTCACGAACGGTTTCGACCACGGCTTGCGAGAAATCCCGGGACCTCTTGAACGCCTCGAGGCTGCGCTTCAGGTCATCGATGTCCACGAGGTAAATTACGGCTCCGTCAATCTTATGCTCTGAGGTCCGGTAAGGGCGGATGCTCATGCTGTACCAGCGGCCTTCCTTATCCTGAACTTCTCTTTCCTTGCTTGTCACGGTTTGGATGACTTCGTCAACGAGGTGGGCGAAATCCGGTACCTGCAGGTTGGACCGGATGTCGCTGAAAGGCCGTCCGAGATCCGCCGGGATCAGGTTGAACAACCGCATGGCGATAGCGGTGAACCGCCGGATGCGCCCGTCACTGCCAAGCATGAGAATGGCGAAATTGATCGAGTTGACCAGGTTGATGAGGTCGTTGTTGACGTTCGCCAGCTCGGCGTTGCGGACTTGCAGTTCCTGATTGAGCGTGGCGAGCTCGTCATTATTGGTCTGAAGTTCTTCTTTTGCCGCTTCGAGTTCTTCGTTCGTCGACTGCAGTTCCTCGTTGCTGGAACGAATTTCTTCGTTGGCAATCTTGATCTCCTCGGTCGCCGCATCCTGTTCTTTGATGATGCTTTCGAGGTACTGCTGCGTGGTCGCCAATTCCTGCCGCAACGTTTCAACCTCGTGGGTTTGCGGCGTCCTCTCCTCTGCGGGCAAGGACGCGCGTTCAGACTCCGAGGAGGCCGCATGCGGGCCACCTGGCGTGGCGCGGTGGAAAAGGACCAGAAAATGGCGTTCCGAGGGTGCCGTGAGGGGCACCACTTCCAGTTCGAGTTCGTGGGTTAGCCCGTGTTCGCGGTAAGTTACGCGCTGAGTTCGAGCGATAAAATTCCGACGCGCGGCAGCGACCAGGCTGCGGACGTGGATGGCCAAGGGCTCCTTGATCAGTTTGAGCAGGTTGAAACTTGCCTTGCCGTAAGCCGGTTCGAAGTAGGCGTGACCCTGCCCGTGAAACTCGATCACCTCGAAACGGCTGTTTACCACCGCCCCTGGCGGCGCGTAACGTTGGATAAGCAACCGGTTTGCCTCCTGCACTATCTCCGGGCTGCCTGCCTCCTGCACGGTCCTGGACGGGTTGGCTCCCCCGGAACGGGCATAGGGGGGAAGGGGGTCAGGCGTTTTCGGGCTCGGCGCTTGCCGCCCCGGCCCTGAGGGGTGGCCGGTCGCCCGCGATTCGGAGCGCCCGCGAGAAGGAGCGTCTTGCCGGACGAAAATGCACGTTTCCTCGTCGAGGGGCGTGAAAAGGCCGGCAAATTCGTCCGCATTTTCCGAATGGCCGAGCACCAGGTGGCCACCGGGCCGCAAGGCATAGTGGAGGGTGAAACCGATCTTTCGCCGGAGATTCGGGCTCAGGTCGCTCAGCAGGTGGCGACAACTGATGAGATCCAGCCTTGAGAATGGTGGGTCTTTGACGAGGTTATGCCGTGCGAACACGATCTGTTCACGAATCGGTTTGGCGACCCGGTAACTCCGGCCGATGCGGGTGAAAAAGCGCCGGAGGCGTTCGGGCGAAACATCCAATGCGATGTTTTCGATGTAGGTGCCCTCCCGGGCGTGATCCAGTGCGGCGTCGCTCAAGTCGGTCGCGAAGATTTGAACGGGACAATGAGCCCGGTGCTGTTCGAGATACTCAGATAGACAGACGGCGAGTGAGTAGGCTTCCTCGCCCGTCGAGCAGCCAGGCACCCAGAGCCGCACGCCCTGGTCGCCGAGGCAATCTTTGACGATGCCGGGAAAAACGCGCCTTTTCAAAAACTCGAAGACGCCGGGATCGCGAAAAAAGCTGTTGACCTTAAGCAGGATCTCCTGGTGAAGGGTGACGAGTTCCCCTTCGTGGCCGTGCAGAAACCGCACGTAGTCCTCCACCCGGTCGATGTGCAGGAGGGCCATCCGCCTCAGCACCCGCCGCTGAATCGTCGTCGGAGGATAGTGCATGAAATCCGCCCCGAAAATACTCCTCAGGAGTATCAGCACGCGCAGCATTTCCGCACCGTGACGATCATCGCCGCCCGCGCCTGCGGCGCTTTTCTTTGCGCCCGCTTTTCCCACCTTCGCTTCCGCTGCCCCTTCGGAGGCCGGCGCCTTTACCGGCCGCTTGCGGCTGTAAGGGTGCCGGCTGATCCTGCCTAACTCCCCGGCTATTCCTGCCGGGGCTAGTACAAAATCCACGCAACTGGTGCTGATGGCCGCGGCCGGCATGCCGGGATTCCCGGCGGAAGCCGGTTCCTGACAAAACGTGATGCCGCCTTCAGCTTTGACGGTCTGTACGCCTAAGGCCCCGTCGCTGCCGGGCCCGGAAAGGATGACGGCGATGGCGCGGTCATGGCGGTCAGCGGCCAGGGCCCGGAGAAAGATGTCAACCGGCATGGGCTGGCCGTCAAACGACGTACGCGGGCTGAGCCGCAGAATACCGTCTTCAATGACCATGTCAGCGCCCGGCGGAATGACGTAGACGTGATTTGCCTCGACGCGGCCTTCGTCGCTGGCCTCTTTGACGGGCATTCCGGTCTTTGACCCGAGCGTGCCCACGGCGTCGGAGGTGCTTTCGTCGCTCGGGTCAAGGTCTTGAACGAGCACAAAAGCCATGCCGGTCTGCTCAGGCAGGTTTTCGAGAAATGCGGTGATGGCGTCGAAGCCGCCGGTCGAAGCCCCGATCCCGACCACGATCAGGTCGGCGTCAACTCCGGCGGAGACGCCAGCGGGTCGGGGCACCGGCTCGGAGGCGGATGCGGCCACCTCAGGCCCGGCCGGATCTGCCGGAACGGCCGGGGGCGCGGGCCGTTCCTGCCGAGACGATTTTGAATCGATGCCTTTGTTTGCCTTCCGGGCCATGATCTACTCCTTGCAACCATGGTCGGCTCTGTGGGGTGCAGTGGATTGCCGGACGACTCCAGCAGGGTGACTCCTCATTTCTCAGGCTTCTGCCGGACAACAACCATAAAGTAACATAAATATAAATGCGTTGGGGATAGCTAACGTGCAAAAATGACACAGGACCAACCCGGTGCGTACCGTATTGCTCAGGGGGAGCCGAACGTCGGTGCGCGTCTCTCGCCAGTCGTCGCCACCTGGTTCGAGCGTCGCTTTCGCGAATTCAGTGAGGCCCAGCAGTTGTGCATTCCGCGGATCCTTGCCCGGGAGTCAGTGCTCCTGAGTTCACCGACCGGCAGCGGCAAAACGCTGGCGGCATTTCTGGGCATTATCGACGACCTCGTGCGGGAAACGCGAGTTTCGGGGCCGGCGCGCCGGTGCCGGGGAAGAATCGTGCAGGATCCCTCCGGGACCGCCGGCCGCAACGGTCGACCGCCGGATTCGGCCGTGCCGGGCGGACCAGGCATTCACGCCATTTATGTTTCGCCCTTGCGTGCCCTCACTTACGATCTCCAGAAAAACCTGCAACAACCGCTGGCCGAGATGGGCCTTGACGGGCAGATCCGGGTGGCCATGCGGACCAGCGATACGCCTGCCGGGGAGCGCCGGGCCATCAGGCGCCATCCACCCGAGATCCTGCTCATCACCCCGGAAAGTCTGGCCATCATCCTCTGCCAGAACGATTATCGCGAGAGTTTACGCGGCTGCCGTTACGTCGTGATTGACGAATTGCACGCGATCGCCGAGAACAAGCGCGGCGTCGACCTGGCCTTGTCGATGGAGCGGCTGGAAGCTTTGTGCGAACGGCCCTTATGCCGCGTCGGGCTGTCGGCCAC includes the following:
- a CDS encoding PEGA domain-containing protein, with product MLADDLRLGVPVVLRKAGLASRLAVPWWRRRARTFTCLRHPNYLNVLDLVRDGGEELVVTERPSGPSLAELLRAGVRFTLEDVVRLLPLTILDVTAALTASRKGPTASEMFVEGRDRRCGLVELATQPVSDWPTFLIKVDLWNLIQPGADCRDRLSFWPRRHSPAVALAIRYTARLIYELLGGAQRSQRHGRLVRSGFKPIPGLKPEANALLKRVMSGRMRFNSSEEFLWELEKANGLTWELEVVRMAGSPSGIASAAGRAARADEGVPLLPAVLPSDAVALPATARAQLRPAAVGGPTWSSSGVTALVAGAFAAAMVLGAVVYEQLHGSHPAPFDTTSPGTVSLQAEPDGVQVTVDGAGVMAAPAWKGQLTKGTHRILVSKPGFASQELNVEVESGKLKDLGTVTLEPLYGGLSLAADMPHTAYEVIGPNSERFTGLAPVTLSQLGPGRYTVRLHSIGWSEYLQTVDVTAGQTASVNHTFAGQQDDQAFAMMPVPFPVAKPLPSVGPEAEGNDTGDESAPPTADRTRTRAHSRTRLSKNEAFRQFEAAWDAKERAVQSQIAMTDRRLGAASGASREQLKAQRSYLERRRDYVRQMRRYRRSQLRHRYGVPDPFMDRIRNALGF
- a CDS encoding response regulator transcription factor, whose translation is MAASEAVARSKVLIVDDNLLVRRTLTQLINQREDLVVCGHASSVDEGTETAVRLKPDLAIVDLTLGNEDSLQLIRQLRECVPETRILVLSMHEEDVFAFPVLRAGADGFVMKQKAAQHLFAAIHAVLAGQVYVSRPPR
- a CDS encoding response regulator transcription factor; its protein translation is MNPPVLPKARIMLVDDHAVIRKGLALLINQQKHLAVCGEASSVEEARRMTSLLKPDLMIVDLTLGKADGLELIRDLRQDEPNIPVLVLSMHDEEIYAPQALRAGARGYVMKQDAVYQIFTAVDEVLAGRVYLSDRMKRQSDEPDAAS
- a CDS encoding PAS domain-containing protein: MPRPAGVSAGVDADLIVVGIGASTGGFDAITAFLENLPEQTGMAFVLVQDLDPSDESTSDAVGTLGSKTGMPVKEASDEGRVEANHVYVIPPGADMVIEDGILRLSPRTSFDGQPMPVDIFLRALAADRHDRAIAVILSGPGSDGALGVQTVKAEGGITFCQEPASAGNPGMPAAAISTSCVDFVLAPAGIAGELGRISRHPYSRKRPVKAPASEGAAEAKVGKAGAKKSAAGAGGDDRHGAEMLRVLILLRSIFGADFMHYPPTTIQRRVLRRMALLHIDRVEDYVRFLHGHEGELVTLHQEILLKVNSFFRDPGVFEFLKRRVFPGIVKDCLGDQGVRLWVPGCSTGEEAYSLAVCLSEYLEQHRAHCPVQIFATDLSDAALDHAREGTYIENIALDVSPERLRRFFTRIGRSYRVAKPIREQIVFARHNLVKDPPFSRLDLISCRHLLSDLSPNLRRKIGFTLHYALRPGGHLVLGHSENADEFAGLFTPLDEETCIFVRQDAPSRGRSESRATGHPSGPGRQAPSPKTPDPLPPYARSGGANPSRTVQEAGSPEIVQEANRLLIQRYAPPGAVVNSRFEVIEFHGQGHAYFEPAYGKASFNLLKLIKEPLAIHVRSLVAAARRNFIARTQRVTYREHGLTHELELEVVPLTAPSERHFLVLFHRATPGGPHAASSESERASLPAEERTPQTHEVETLRQELATTQQYLESIIKEQDAATEEIKIANEEIRSSNEELQSTNEELEAAKEELQTNNDELATLNQELQVRNAELANVNNDLINLVNSINFAILMLGSDGRIRRFTAIAMRLFNLIPADLGRPFSDIRSNLQVPDFAHLVDEVIQTVTSKEREVQDKEGRWYSMSIRPYRTSEHKIDGAVIYLVDIDDLKRSLEAFKRSRDFSQAVVETVREPLVVLDAGLKVKSANTAFYNLIGAAPQETLGRSFHTLADGDWDIPRLRRFLADVVETGNRIQDYVIEHNFREIGRKRLLFNGRRINGEDQTPPLILLAIEDVTERRRVEQQVLAVSERERRRMAQELHDGLGQHLTAITFVAQTIHHQLEHQNYAEATKNAEQLVTEVSEATGLTRDLAKGLHPMQLQGDQFQTAMGTLANNVSSLFKVVCTFRCDHPCLPPAGSDEGATQLYGIAQEAINNALKHAKPTRITISYKQDPQTGRARLLIGNDDSGSPKPAGPDQITRGMGLRIMRYRAESIGGKFHFDQAPDGSTLVTATFGEEGDEK